Proteins from one Catenuloplanes atrovinosus genomic window:
- a CDS encoding IS110 family transposase, which yields MFNEYDVFLGLDVGKSDHHAVALDPGGKRLHDAPLPNTEKRLKTLFGKLSRHGRILVVVDQPASIGALPVAVARATGCQVAYLPGLAMRRIADLHPGTAKTDARDAFVIADAARTLPHTLRRVDTGDEALAELEVLIGYDDDLAGEATRVSNRIRGLLTQIHPPLERVLGPKIAHPAVLELLSRCGGPAGLRRTGRDDLAAIAAAKAPRMGDRLVKAVLAALDEQTVTVPGTTAAETVLPRLADNLRQVLQQRDQVADEVERMLDAHPLAKVLTSMPGIGVRTGARILLEVGDATAFKTPGHLASYAGLAPVTRRSGSSIRGEHPPKAGNKQLKRAFFLAAFASLSHPPSRAYYDRKRAEGKKHNAAIICLARRRADVLHAMLRTKTPYQAKTSEEASPEA from the coding sequence GTGTTCAACGAGTACGACGTGTTCCTCGGGCTCGACGTCGGCAAGAGCGACCATCACGCGGTCGCTCTCGACCCCGGCGGGAAGCGGCTGCACGACGCGCCGCTGCCGAACACCGAGAAACGCCTGAAGACCCTGTTCGGCAAGCTGTCCAGGCACGGGCGAATCTTGGTCGTGGTCGACCAGCCTGCCTCGATCGGCGCTCTGCCGGTCGCGGTCGCCCGCGCGACCGGCTGCCAGGTCGCCTACCTGCCCGGCCTGGCGATGCGCCGCATCGCCGACCTGCACCCGGGCACCGCGAAGACCGACGCCCGGGACGCCTTCGTCATCGCCGACGCCGCCCGGACCCTCCCACACACCCTGCGCCGGGTCGACACCGGCGACGAGGCCCTAGCCGAACTCGAAGTCCTGATCGGCTACGACGACGACCTCGCCGGCGAAGCCACAAGGGTCAGCAACCGCATCCGCGGCCTACTCACCCAGATCCACCCGCCACTGGAACGCGTCCTGGGCCCGAAGATCGCCCACCCGGCGGTGCTGGAACTGCTGTCACGATGCGGCGGCCCGGCAGGCCTTCGCCGGACCGGCCGCGACGACCTCGCCGCGATCGCCGCGGCCAAGGCACCGCGGATGGGCGACCGGCTCGTCAAGGCCGTCCTGGCCGCATTGGACGAGCAGACCGTCACCGTCCCCGGCACGACCGCAGCCGAGACGGTCCTGCCCAGGCTCGCCGACAACCTCCGTCAGGTGTTGCAGCAGCGTGACCAGGTCGCCGACGAGGTCGAACGGATGCTCGATGCCCACCCTCTCGCCAAGGTCCTGACCTCGATGCCCGGCATCGGCGTCAGGACCGGCGCCCGGATACTGCTCGAAGTCGGCGACGCCACCGCGTTCAAAACCCCAGGCCACCTCGCCTCCTACGCCGGCCTCGCCCCGGTCACTCGGCGCTCCGGCAGCTCCATCCGTGGTGAACACCCGCCGAAGGCTGGAAACAAGCAGCTCAAACGCGCATTCTTCCTCGCCGCGTTCGCGTCCCTGTCCCACCCGCCCTCACGCGCCTACTACGACCGGAAACGGGCCGAGGGCAAGAAACACAACGCCGCGATCATCTGTCTCGCCCGCCGCCGCGCCGACGTCCTACACGCCATGCTCCGCACCAAAACCCCCTACCAGGCGAAAACTTCCGAGGAAGCCAGCCCTGAGGCTTGA